The window TCAGATAATCGACCGTGGCGCGGTCAAAACCGCGATCATCAAATTCGGCACCGGCAAAGATTCATTGTTTGTCACGGGCGTGAATTGCCCGATTATCATAAGCGAATAAAGACACAAAATCGGCAGTGCTTCTCCGCACCTCAACACACATCTCAATTTTTGGAAATCTTAACGGAATATCGAAATTATTGAACGGCTACCGTTCGTAATCTGGACGAATTAGACGCATAATCCTCAAGCCGATTTTCCATCGCAGCGACCATTGTACGATCCGGGGGAGGAAGTTTGCAGGAATTTGTCAGCACAGTCATTTCCTGAAGAACCGCCCGTATTGCTTTGACACTCTCTATAATCGCATCAGAGGATGGGTGAAGTGTATTCTGGCTGTCAACCACGCTACCGGCGCCGATCTCTGACCTCAAAAATTCCGCCCGGCTCGAAATGAGAGTGATGGCCGTTGAAATCTGCTGAGCCATCTGATCCATAGCCTCACGAAGGGTGTCATTCGATACAAGCCGAATTTGATCCCGGTTGATCTGCTGCTGCATCTGGCGGTTTTCGCGAAGGACCGATTCCACTGTGACATACTGATCGAAAAGCAGACGGTTGGCTTCCATGAGAATTTCCTCGGTCGAGCCGACCTCGATTTCTAAATACCGCGCTTCTTCGATAGTCTTGCTGAACAAACTCTTTTCGATGACGCGGAGGTCTTCCTCGCTCAAGCCAAGATTATCTCTCAGAATCTCGCGCGCTTCCTGTTCTTCTCTCGCCGGGGGCCTGCTGTTGATATAGAGCGAGAAACGGGAAAGTTGATTGGCCAGCGAAAGGACTTGGGAGGGCACAAGTTCCGGATGGGTTGTGTGCGGTGTAAATACCGTGTGGTGCCGACCCACAGCCAGTGAAATCGACTCAGGCAAATGCCATTGGTCGAGCAAGAACTGACCGACAAGAGCGTGGTTTGTTCCCCAAATCTCCTCTTCGAGATCTACAAGATTTCCTTCGCGTCCCGATGCCATCCAGACACGCGGGAACTCAGCAGGAAAGGCTCCTTCGAGAATTAACAGGCCGATATCATGCACAAGTCCCGCGACATAGAGTTCCTCAGGATTGCGGTACTTTATCTTCTCGGCGATCATACGACAGGCAATAGCCGTCTCAAGCGAGTGTCTCCAGAAGCGAAGCCGGTCAATGCCGGTGCTTACTTTCGAAGTCAGTGAATACACCGAACTCGAAAGAGCCAAGGCAGTAACCTGTTTCATTCCGATTGTCATCACGGCCTGGGTAAGTGAGGATACTTTGCTTGGTAGACTGTAGAAAGGAGAATTGACAATTCGCAAAACTTTGGTCGTCAACATTGGATCGCGGGAGAGAATTGTCGCGAGTTGACCGGCGGAGGCATTGTCATCATGAGATAGACGCACTACCTCAGAGAGAGTCTGAGGAAGGGATTTCAGCTCCTTACGTCCATCGAGGATTTTCTGTATAAGTACTTTATCCATAAAGCCACTGTTTAGGTTATTAATTGTATCGGATAAATTGCGGGATGGTTGAGCCAGAACGGACGAAAAGCGCCTAAACAAGAACTATTCAGAGACTAAACAGAGGAGGAATTGGCCGTCGATTTTGCCACAAGTCGGATGATTCGCTTTTCCAGTTGGGCTTTGCACTGCATTGAATAGGTGGATATTGCCAGTGCCTGCCGGGCGTAAAAAAGAGCCGAATCGGGGTCTTTTTGGCGGTGCTCATAGAACTTGGCCAGTTCCAGATTCGCCCAATAACTTTGACGAGTCTGGCTGGCGGAAATTTTTTTCCATAAGAGACTTGCCCGCTCCGACTCCCCTTGCCGTTTCAGCACATTTGCAAAATAGAGCTGTTTCTCTCCGTCCCCATTGTCTGAGTCCAACTCGACTCGCTCCATAACTGTTACGGCCGTATCGATCTGTTTTCTGCGCCCATAAATTCTCGAAAGAGAATAGAGGTCTTCGTCATAATCCAAATTGCCTCCTTTAGTCTCAAAAACATCTTTGAGCTGCATGAGCAAAAGGTACAGACTGACAATATCCTGACGATTATGTTCGAGCACAGAGGGCATTACCGAGCAATCTTCTTCGGACAACCACTTGAAATAGACCGATGGCATCAAAAAGCCGGGGAAATCATCGACCCTGAAGTAGCCAAACAGTTCACGTTCGATATTTGTCAATGAACAGTCTTTGAGCCTTCGTTTAAACAACCGCCTCGCGGGGTGCAAAAGATCCAGATGAGTAGAGCATGGGATTTCCCGCGCTACGCGGTTGATTATCATCCTATCCTTGAGTAACGGAAGATCAAAGGCCGCGCCGTTATAGCTTACAAGAATTACCTCTTCGTTCAGTTGCTCCAATAGTAACTCAAGCAATGCCTGCTCATCGCTGAAGTCCGGCAGAAAATATTGAGTGACCACAAATCCCAAATCGGTTACGCGTCCAACGCCCACCAGAAAAGTGACCGCCCCGCTCCCTCCTAAACCGGTGGTCTCGGTATCGATAAACAGAAGGTCTTTTATTGCCAGTACTCTGTCCTGATGATCAGAAGTAAACGCCGAGTGCGGGATCGAGAGTCTTGTGTCTATCGAGATAAGTTCGGTCTGGCCGAAGGCGCTCCCGAACGGATAATGCTTTACCGAGCGGACGATAGTCCCGCAGAAAGTAGTTAAAACCTCGCCGCCGATTGAATCGGCAAGGGCCTGATATCGGTCAGGCAGTTTTGATGAATAATCCGGCGCAGCCAGAGGGACAATATTGAAATCAGAGCTGGAAGGCGAAGGGGGAACACCGATCAGATGTTTGAATCGTTTCAGTTGAAAGTCGAGATTGTCATCGGTCATTGTAAAACGAATCCGTCTGCAAAGCAGAGCGTACTTTGAGTAAAGCCAGTCGGTCGGTTTCCCGCGCAAGGTATGTCTTAAGATATCCCGATGTATCCTTTGGATCGGCGAGAGCCAGCCCAACTGCGGCATGGGCGCGGCGATGCGGGTCAGACGAAGCGAGCGCTCTGTTTAATGCAGAGATCGACGAATCACTTGCGAGTTTCCCAAGGACCAGACAGATATGATTTCCAGTAAGAGTGTCTTTTGTTTTACTCAGCGAATCAGCCAAGACGGCGATAACCTGGAAGGTGTCAAGCATAAGCATTGAACTCCCGGCGGCCATCCGCGCGCCGTAGAAATCATCGCCGAGCATGTACGTCAGGCCAGAAATAGCGCTGTTTAATCCAAGTCGACCGGCTGCGACGGCCGCGGATTTTCGAACCTGGCCGATTGAATCCAAAAGTCCGGTGAGAATTGAGGGCTCCGCGCGATGACTCTTGATTTTTCCCAGTGCGCCAAGACTCTCATCCCGCACCTGCCATCGCTCATGACTCACTGATTTCATGAGCGGCTCAGTCGCGGCGCTATCTCCAATCTCTCCCAGCGTCCAGGCCGCGCGCTCGACAACCAGGCCTTCGGTTCGGCGTAATGCTATAAGCAGATCCGGAACTGCCGGGGTACCAATCTTTTTCAGAATATTCATGATCGTCAGACGTTCGCGCGCTGATTTCGTGGTGAATTTGTCAATCAAAATAGGTACGGTATTCACTCCTATGGCGGCCAGAGAATCTATCGCTGGCTGAACCATGGTCTGGAACTTCACTTCGCCCGATGAAGCAATGACAAAAAGTGAATCAATCTTCTTTTGCAGATCCGATGGCGCGGATGTCACAGCTACCGAATGCAAAATACAGACCACGATTGTTGACAATAGCACACGTGTTACTTTACTATTTGCTATCATATATCTACTTGTTCGCCTGTGTGCTATCCGGAGCGATCATTTCAATATCCATCCCCCCGCCCCACTGGGAATTGGTTCGCCAGTAAAAATTATCCCGTCCATAGCCTACGTACTGATCGAGTCCACCGAGGTCGATAAAGAGCCCGATTGAACCGAAATCCCGACGGGGATTGCCGTAACCGTGGGTGTTGTCCGGATTCTTTATGAGATAGCGGTCGTTGCCGCCATTATCAATCAAAAGTCCCGCGCCATTGGCTGAACCGGCCGCCTGGGAGAGGTCATGGGCGGTGTAAACATCATCTCCCTGTCTATCGAGCAATATCCCGCAGGAATAGTCATGGCCGCAACCCTGCATGAGCCCTTTTCCGAAATAGACATCATTGCCTAAACCATCAACGAGAATACCGAGCGTCATATGTGTCGCCGCTCCCTGCCCGTACTGATAGCATTGGTAATTGTCATTGCCGCTCGAGTCATAGATGACGCCCAGCGACCACCAGTATGAACAGGCTTGGGCAAAAATATCCGACGAATAGGAATCAGACCCTTTTAGGTCGACGATCGCCCCGATGCCTCCTGACATCCATGGACGGAGGCCGTAGCCGAATCCCTGCGACATTGATAAATAGCGATCTTCGTAACGCAGGAAATCTTTATATTTTCCACCTGCGTAATACGAGTCAGATCCGTCCATCTCATAGATCATCCCGATCCCGTCGATAAAGCCGAATCCTTGAGAAAAAACAGCGGCATTGTAAATATCCCGTCCGCCTTCGTCGATGAGCAATCCAAGCCCGAAAGTTCCGGCTCCTTCGACATGGGTGTCGCCGTCGTAACGGTCATCGCCGGCAGGGTCATAGAGGATACCGTATCCAAAATAGCCCGAACCAAGCCCGAACGATTTGGCGTCGTAGCGGTCATTTCCTTCAAAATCGAGAAGTATCCCGGCAGAAAGGCAACCTGATGCTATAGTGAAATCGGTCAGTGAGCGGTAATTATCATCGCCGCCAAAATCGATAATGATACAGCCATGAGGTTTGCCCGGATCATACGACAAATTGTAATTGTCGTCGCCGCCAAAATCGATGATAAACGAATAATTACCGGTATATGTGTCAGTTCCCTGGCCTCCCACCGCCCACCCGGATTGCTTGCCGAGATATGATTCGGCGTCGAATTTTTTTGGGAGTATCGCTGCTGACTTTATTAAATCGGCTATTGATACCTTTCCATCCTTGATATCTTTACGAAGACCCAAAATTTCGGGCATGAGTTCCTGAAGGCAGTCAGTCCCCGCCGCAACAATCGGGTCCCTGTCAAAAAGATAGCCGAACTGAACAAACCTCTCGGCGTAACTTTCTTCGAGCTTTTCAAGCGAATCCAGAGCGGCCACACCGAGCTTTTCTTCATCGGTGCTCATTGTGATAATATCTTTGAATTGATTGAGCAAAAACTTTTTTTGTGACGCGCTCAATCGACCCAAAGCCGCATCGGTGGATTTAGGAAAAATAACACCCAGATACTTTGACGCCCGGGTCAGTAGCGAGTTGAGTTGCAGATGCGTGTAAAATAGGTTGTAACGCTCGCTGAGCTCTTTCGAAGTCAGCTTATAGGGACTTGAACGGCCCGTTTGATGTTCTCCCAGTAAGTCGGTATAAAGAATCCGAGAAATGATCTCAGGGTGACCGATAACATGCCCGTTTTTCAGACTGGTACTGTAATCAATCATCTCGAGCGGTTTGAGCATCAAATCCGCGACTACTTTTAGACGAAAAGAGTCCGGATCAGTGTAATCGGATCTAAAGCCGATATCATCCGGTTTCAGATTCAAATAATCGCTAATATGGCGCAATCCGAACCATTCAGGCGAGTCGACTTTAGTGCCAGCAGGCGAATCCTGTGCTCCGGTGGAGGCACAGGCTATCATGAATGAAAAGAAGATAAAAAGGCATAATCTCATAGGGGTAATATATAGTATCGGCATTGAGGACTGTGCAATTTAAATGAATCTTCGAATGACTTAAAGTGAGAATGTGAGAAAGAAAAATAAAAAAACGCCCCCGAGGATATCGGGGGCGTTGATCTGTCTTCGAAGTCGCTCTTAGGCAGCGGCGTCGTTTGTGGTATTCGTAAGAGTGCCGAGTTGATTGACTGTCCACACATCGTTGGTGGCATCGTCATCAAGATTGGCAGTTGCAGTGCAAGTAAAGGTATTTGCAGCAGAAACCATGACATAGGTGTAGAGGGCGCTATTCATGATCTCAACGCCAATCTGCGGGAAACTACCGTTGGAAGCCGCGGTTACACCACCGTCACCATAAGTGGCGTTAGCCTGACGATAGCTGTGCTGCATGGTATAGACCTGCTTGAGCAATTGCTTGGCTTCAGACTGCTTGGCGCGAGTGCTCGCAGTCATAAAACGCGGGATGGCCAAGGCGGCCAAGATACCGATGATGACCACCACGATCATCAATTCGATAAGGGTAAAACCCTTTTTGCTATTGAGTTTGTTGAGAACCATCGATTCCTCCTTGGGATATTCGGTTCAATTCGTTTTCGTTGCCTTCGGGGTAGAGTATGGCAAAGCCCGTGCCTTGATGGATGGCCTTATTTGAACAGCTTTCTAATGGCGTTAACTGATTGAATCATAACGGGTCTATTGAACATTCACAGATTATCTGAGTCATCGTTTTAATTTTGAACAAGGAAAGCTCTCGAAATGCAGGGCAAATTGCCGGACGTAGTTGCAGATTGCAATAGCAATAGAAGTAATCTTCCAGCGTTCTCCGAGGAGACAATACCGCGTTGTGTTGTGTTGAGTCTTTGCGAGGAATGAGGCAAAGCCGAATGACCGCCAAGAGGACAGGCAAAGGCGCCATAAAGAGGGCAACCACGGGGGGTTGCCCCTACGGAATATCGAACGTTTGGCATTGACATAATCGGTCTGGATTTGTAGGGGCAGGTCCCCGTGCCTGGACCGACAGTATGAATTATCTGTCAAGCGGGGTCGCGTGACGTCACAGAAAATTGGGGCCCCTTCTACTTTTTCCTTGATATATTTTTCGAAGGAGATGTCTCTTTACCGGCTGGATCATCGAGCTTGTAACGCTCGATCTTTCTATAAAGCGTCGAAGCATCAATCCCAAGTATCCTTGCGGCTTCGGCTCGCTTGCCATCAGTCTGGCTCATTATATAATGTATATATGCCTTCTCTATAGACTCCAAAGTCGGTGTCACCGGAGTCGACTCGTTGACAATCGAAGTCTGGTTTGGTTCGGCGAGCTTCTCAGGGAAGTCCGCGGCTTCAAGTCGATTGGTTCGGTTGAGGAGTATTGCCCGCTCAAGTGTATTTTCAAGTTCACGAACATTTCCCGGCCAGCTATAACCAGCGAGAAGCTTCATAGCTTCGTCTGAAATCATTTTCGGCTGAGTGTTCGCCTTGCCGCAATACTTTCCAATAAAGAATTCGACAAGCACAGGGATATCTTCGACCCGCTCTCGAAGGGGCGGAATGGTGATAGGAATGACATTGAGCCTATAAAACAAATCGGCCCGAAAGCGATTGGCTTTGACATCGTCTTCAAGGTCTGAGTTTGTGGCGGCAATGAGTCGAACATCGACTTCAATTGGTTGTGTCCCTCCAACCGGCGTAATTTTTTTATCTTCGAGAACGCGAAGGAGTTTGACTTGGATTGCAAGCGAGGTATTGCCGACTTCGTCGAGGAAGAAAGTACCCCCATGAGCTACGGTAAATAATCCATCTTTATCTTTGAAGGCTCCGGTGAAGCTCCCCTTTTTATGGCCAAAGAGCTCGGATTCCAAAAGCGTTTCGGGGAGCGCGGCGCAGTTGATTGTGACAAAAGGGCCGCTGCACCGTGGCGAGTGACTATGAATAGCTCGCGCCAGCAAATCTTTTCCTGTTCCTGACTCTCCCCGAATGAGAACAGTGGAGTCGGAGGATGAAATGCGTTTTGATATCTTTTTGACATTGGCGATGCTTTCTGAGCTGCCAATTATGGTATCAAAAGAATTCTCACCTTGAAGCTGTTTTTTAAGAGACCTATTTTCTCGCATTAGCGATTTACGATTCAGTGATTTTTCTATCGCGAGCTTTATCTCATCGACTTTGAACGGTTTGGTTATGTAATCTGCAGCCCCCTGTTTCATCGCCTCAATCGCGGTATCGACCGAGGCGTAGGCTGTCATAATAAAAATCTCCTGATCGCTTTTGAATGCCTTCACCTCTTTGAGAACATCGATTCCGGTCATTTCCGGCATCTGTAAATCAGTCAGGACCAGATCATAATTATGCTCTTTGAGCAAAGCTATACCATCAATGGGCGAACTGACAGCATCGACAGAGTAACCCTCTTTGGACAACATAATTTCCATGAAATTGCACATGGAATCTTCATCGTCGATGACAAGAATTTTAGTCGGCATTGTTTCTCCGGCACAGGGATACGTTCATAGGTTTATCGTATAAATCGGCAAAAAATCCTGTACCTATAGGCAGAACCTTATATCTGTCCATATGACAGTCTGGGAGTTGACCGAAGCCTTTCACGCCGTTATCTTGAAACAAAGGATTGAAATGAGTTTTAAGTCAAAATTATCCCACCGAGATCGAATCGCCTCAATCTGCGCTGGCGAGAAGCCTGATCGTTACGCGGGATCGATGTGGCGGCATTTTTACCATATGGAGCACCATGCCGAGGGGACAATCGAGGCTATGCTCATGTTCCAGCGGCAGTTCGATTGGGATTTTATGAAGATAAATCCAAGAGCCGACTATCATATTGAAGACTGGGGGCTCAAACAAACATACTCCCGTAACGAATTTGTCAAACATGTAAAAACAAGTTTTCCTGTAAAAAACGCCGATGACTGGCTCAAACTGCAAGTGCTACCTCCTACATCGCCAGCCTTGGCAGAACATTTACAGGTCGTCTCCGAAATACGCAGGCGGTCGGATAGA is drawn from Candidatus Zixiibacteriota bacterium and contains these coding sequences:
- a CDS encoding HDOD domain-containing protein, giving the protein MDKVLIQKILDGRKELKSLPQTLSEVVRLSHDDNASAGQLATILSRDPMLTTKVLRIVNSPFYSLPSKVSSLTQAVMTIGMKQVTALALSSSVYSLTSKVSTGIDRLRFWRHSLETAIACRMIAEKIKYRNPEELYVAGLVHDIGLLILEGAFPAEFPRVWMASGREGNLVDLEEEIWGTNHALVGQFLLDQWHLPESISLAVGRHHTVFTPHTTHPELVPSQVLSLANQLSRFSLYINSRPPAREEQEAREILRDNLGLSEEDLRVIEKSLFSKTIEEARYLEIEVGSTEEILMEANRLLFDQYVTVESVLRENRQMQQQINRDQIRLVSNDTLREAMDQMAQQISTAITLISSRAEFLRSEIGAGSVVDSQNTLHPSSDAIIESVKAIRAVLQEMTVLTNSCKLPPPDRTMVAAMENRLEDYASNSSRLRTVAVQ
- a CDS encoding ribonuclease H-like domain-containing protein, translating into MTDDNLDFQLKRFKHLIGVPPSPSSSDFNIVPLAAPDYSSKLPDRYQALADSIGGEVLTTFCGTIVRSVKHYPFGSAFGQTELISIDTRLSIPHSAFTSDHQDRVLAIKDLLFIDTETTGLGGSGAVTFLVGVGRVTDLGFVVTQYFLPDFSDEQALLELLLEQLNEEVILVSYNGAAFDLPLLKDRMIINRVAREIPCSTHLDLLHPARRLFKRRLKDCSLTNIERELFGYFRVDDFPGFLMPSVYFKWLSEEDCSVMPSVLEHNRQDIVSLYLLLMQLKDVFETKGGNLDYDEDLYSLSRIYGRRKQIDTAVTVMERVELDSDNGDGEKQLYFANVLKRQGESERASLLWKKISASQTRQSYWANLELAKFYEHRQKDPDSALFYARQALAISTYSMQCKAQLEKRIIRLVAKSTANSSSV
- a CDS encoding HEAT repeat domain-containing protein, with amino-acid sequence MIANSKVTRVLLSTIVVCILHSVAVTSAPSDLQKKIDSLFVIASSGEVKFQTMVQPAIDSLAAIGVNTVPILIDKFTTKSARERLTIMNILKKIGTPAVPDLLIALRRTEGLVVERAAWTLGEIGDSAATEPLMKSVSHERWQVRDESLGALGKIKSHRAEPSILTGLLDSIGQVRKSAAVAAGRLGLNSAISGLTYMLGDDFYGARMAAGSSMLMLDTFQVIAVLADSLSKTKDTLTGNHICLVLGKLASDSSISALNRALASSDPHRRAHAAVGLALADPKDTSGYLKTYLARETDRLALLKVRSALQTDSFYNDR
- a CDS encoding prepilin-type N-terminal cleavage/methylation domain-containing protein gives rise to the protein MVLNKLNSKKGFTLIELMIVVVIIGILAALAIPRFMTASTRAKQSEAKQLLKQVYTMQHSYRQANATYGDGGVTAASNGSFPQIGVEIMNSALYTYVMVSAANTFTCTATANLDDDATNDVWTVNQLGTLTNTTNDAAA
- a CDS encoding sigma-54 dependent transcriptional regulator, which produces MPTKILVIDDEDSMCNFMEIMLSKEGYSVDAVSSPIDGIALLKEHNYDLVLTDLQMPEMTGIDVLKEVKAFKSDQEIFIMTAYASVDTAIEAMKQGAADYITKPFKVDEIKLAIEKSLNRKSLMRENRSLKKQLQGENSFDTIIGSSESIANVKKISKRISSSDSTVLIRGESGTGKDLLARAIHSHSPRCSGPFVTINCAALPETLLESELFGHKKGSFTGAFKDKDGLFTVAHGGTFFLDEVGNTSLAIQVKLLRVLEDKKITPVGGTQPIEVDVRLIAATNSDLEDDVKANRFRADLFYRLNVIPITIPPLRERVEDIPVLVEFFIGKYCGKANTQPKMISDEAMKLLAGYSWPGNVRELENTLERAILLNRTNRLEAADFPEKLAEPNQTSIVNESTPVTPTLESIEKAYIHYIMSQTDGKRAEAARILGIDASTLYRKIERYKLDDPAGKETSPSKNISRKK